The Peromyscus leucopus breed LL Stock unplaced genomic scaffold, UCI_PerLeu_2.1 scaffold_1767, whole genome shotgun sequence genome contains the following window.
GTATTCTGGATCTTTACATATCTTGCAAACTTGTCTCCCATTCTGCAGACATTTTAAGCTTAATTTCGAACATTAATCTTTCTGCTGTTGAAGTTATTTAGCCACATTTTTGGGAGAGAGAAGGCAAATTTCCATCCCATAGATTATTACTCTTTGTTAGCATTCAGGGAAGATTCTTCCCATGGGAGTCATTGTGAGTGTAGCAAAGTGATGTAAGCTCATTTACAGTGCCCCAAAGCAGCCCCTACCAGCTGGATCCAGAACTGCCCATACAGGTGTGGTATGCACACCTAGCACTCagaagatagagacaggaggatcaggaattccaAGGCCATGCAGGGCTACATGAGCTGCcatctaaaataatataaattttcaaaacattCCTATCTTCCAATCAAAAGTTGGCCCCAATCCAGAACTAAACCTCCCCTGCAACTGTCGGTGCCCACCATGTTTGTTGCTCTGTGTTTATGTGAACTCTTGGTTCTGGAGACTTCTGGCTTGTGGGTCACCACACTGTCATGGACTGGCTCATTTTTCTCAGCAGGATGCACATACATTATTGTGTGTCAGCTTTGCCTTACTTCTTAAGCTTAGTTACCACCCTTGCTTAGACAGCCCCATCGTATCCTCTCACCCTTTGGTTGACCCACCTCTTAGCTGTAGTGAAATGCCACTGTGAATGAGGTATGCAGACACATGCCTGAGTGTCTACTTTCCTTCCTTTGGGTGTCTACTCCTGATATTCCTCTAAAACACATATGTTCAAATATCTGTAGTGTCTGAAGGAGATTGAAAAGGACATCAGGCATCCTGCaactggaggtagaggcagctgTGAGCAACCATGTTGTGGTGTTGAAAATAGAACCTCAGCTCTCTGCAAGGttagcaagtgctcctaacctctgaaaCATCATGGCTGCTAACCAAGTTTTCCCCACTCAAGAAGTATCATACCTCATGCCTAGAACATTACCTTCTCTGAAGAGGTTCCTGTTTGTTCTCCCTGATGCTTCCAGCACCTATAACAGTGTGTGGCAAGAGTggattgttcacacacacacaagcatacatgcatacCTACTCCAGAATCCATCCATTATCAAACACAGAGCACTGGGGTGAAAcctggaaacaagaaagaaagctgggTCTCTTCCTCGCCGTCCTCTCCAGGTCGGCGTTGCCAGGAGTGCGGGTCACCGGGCCACTGGATCCCGGGCCCTGCTGGAGTCCTGGGGACCCGCGGCCCGGGCCCTTGTCTCCGTGACCCTGGCTCAGGTGGCGTTTCGGGCCCGCTGTGGCTGCCTCCGCGCAGCCACAACCCGGCTTGCTGAGTCACTTTGTTCTGCTGCTGCAGGAAATCGAAATTGAAATCTCGGGTTTCCTGCCGTGGTGTGGTCATTAGGGCCTGGGATCGACCCTCGGGCTTGAGGCTGGAGCGCGTCCTGTGGCCCGCCTTGGCAGGTGCTGCGGAGCTGCTGACTCATGGGCTTCCTCTGGCTCCCAAGCACTGTCCCTGGACAGTCCCCGGAAACCTGTCTCGACAGAGCCTTGGAGAAGGCTCGAGTcatgagtttttttgttttttttttttaaagatttatttatttatcatatatacagaagaggggccattacagatggttgtgaggcaccatgtggttgctgggaatttgaactcaggacctctggaagaatagtcagtgctcttaacctctgagccatctctccagcccaagtcatgagtgctttgcctttctcctctgttctgcTTTTCTCGAACAAACCTCAGTGCCCCAGTTTTTTGTAAAGAGTCTTGAGGATTTTCAAGTTGGACTTCATTTGTTGGCGGCTAAATACACCCCGTGTGCAGAGATTTACTCCACCTTTCCTTTGTCTCCATATATAAACTACTTAACGAATATCTATTGATTGTATGCAGTGATACTGCAGCTCCACGTTTTCTCCTGATGGAAGAGTCTTTCAAGTTGAGTATGCTATGAAGGCTGTGGAAAACAGTAGTACAGCTATTGGGATCAGATGTAAAGATGGTGTTGTGTTTGGGGTAGAAAAATTAGTCCTATCTAAACTTTATGAAGAAGGCTCCAATAAACGACTTTTTAATGTTGATCGACATGTTGGAATGGCAGTCGCAGGTCTGCTGGCTGATGCTCGTTCCTTAGCAGACATAGCAAGAGAAGAAGCGTCCAACTTTAGATCCAACTTTGGGTATAACATTCCTCTCAAACATCTTGCAGATAGAGTGGCCATGTACGTACACGCTTATACACTCTACAGTGCTGTTAGACCTTTTGGCTGCAGTTTCATGTTAGGGTCTTACAGTGCGAATGACGGTGCACAGCTCTATATGATTGACCCGTCTGGTGTTTCATATGGTTATTGGGGCTGTGCCATTGGCAAAGCCAGGCAAGCTGcaaagacagaaatagaaaagcttCAGATGAAAGAAATGACTTGCCGAGATGTAGTTAAAGAAGttgcaaaaataatttatatagtaCATGATGAAGTTAAGGATAAAGCTTTTGAACTAGAGCTCAGCTGGGTTGGTGAATTAACTAAAGGAGGACATGAAATTGTTCCAAAAGGTAtaagagaggaagcagagaaatatgCCAAGGAATCTTTGAAGGAAGAAGATGAATCAGATGATGACAATATGTAACA
Protein-coding sequences here:
- the LOC114689420 gene encoding proteasome subunit alpha type-3-like; translated protein: MKAVENSSTAIGIRCKDGVVFGVEKLVLSKLYEEGSNKRLFNVDRHVGMAVAGLLADARSLADIAREEASNFRSNFGYNIPLKHLADRVAMYVHAYTLYSAVRPFGCSFMLGSYSANDGAQLYMIDPSGVSYGYWGCAIGKARQAAKTEIEKLQMKEMTCRDVVKEVAKIIYIVHDEVKDKAFELELSWVGELTKGGHEIVPKGIREEAEKYAKESLKEEDESDDDNM